CATAGAAAAGGCCTCCATCACATGCATGTGTCCATCAGCTGACATCAACACTGTTCCTGAATGGTTGACAGGCCCCACACATTGACATCGTCCTCGAGttcatcatcctcgtcatcgtcaaagGAAGCCTTAtcgtcagcatcgtcatcttcttcacTCGCCACGTCCCTGTGTAGCATGTAGAAGGACTCAGTAGTCGGCGTGAATAGCCGGTGCGCCCTGTTCATCTGTTTTACATCGGGATCGGTGACGAGCTCAAAGCTGTCGTCCAGATTGCTGTTGATGGCGCGGCAGCTGTCATTGTCCGCCTCATAACCATCCATGCTGGATATAGTTTCCTCATCTGTAGAAAAGGCAGAAGAGGAGATTGAATCGACCATCTCATCCACGGAACAGCAAATCTGAGCTTCTGCGCTGTCCATGGCTTTCGCCCGGAGAGATGGGAGGATGGGTGCATGGTTGGTTGAGCCTGAGAGGACTCCGGACCGCTGACGGTGGCCAACGTGTCGAGTGACTGCTTTGACGTGCTTCCACGCTGACGAAATGGTTCGTCTGGCCCGTTTCGCCAGAGAACCCCTTTCGGTAAGGCGGAATGCTTCTTCGCTGGTAATGCCTGTCTCAATCACCATGGTCGGACTATTGCCCCGACAGTCGCTGCGCGAGAGACCTTGGTTCATTTAGTATCGTGTATTGTCCATGGCACACGTAGGTTGGTATACCGTGAGACAGCATTCTCACAAAGGCCATTGTATAAAGTGTTGAGCTTTGTTTGAGCTTGGGCCAGGAGTCTGCCGGCCAGGATAAGTTGACCGTCTCCCcgcgtccacggccgcctcgtcaaccCCGGGCTTTGTTGACCACGAGCACAACCTCAGAGGCCACGAAAGGTGAGGGGCATGAAAGAGCCACTGCGTATGTTGGACTTCTGAGCCACGGTAGACACCAAGCAGGCTGCGCAATGTAGAGGCTTCGGAAGAACAGCTTTGTCATGATTGTATAGGATCACGACATGTGTGGTAGTGGCAAGACTATTCAGGAGTCAGGAATATTGGTCTTTGTTGGCTTGCCCGTTTctgcatggcgggcagtGAATATGCCGTTCAAAGCGCGGTGACTGCAAAGGGTGCCCGGTTGTTTGAGTGAATTATTGGGGTGGCGCTGAACAGAAGGGAAAGACGGGAGAAAGAACGACAACGGCAATCAGCCATGGCCGATTTTATACCCTGGAGTCCCAAGAAGCTGCACAACTGCGCTTCTGAGCAATGGAGGAGTGAGTCACGGCTTCTAGAAAGTGTTTGCTCTTGATCATTTGGTGCAAGGTTGAAAGTGTCTGTTGTGACAGGATGAAGGTCCTATACGCGCATGCTTCAGTACGCGTGAACGTACTGCGGCGGCTCTAAGCTAGGCTCTGCTTCAGCAGTTCCGAAATCTGCCGGACACTCTTCTCCGATGTCTTCTGGCCCGTCATTACATACAAGACGTTGCCGAGGACCCTGGAATGCACGTTCCATGGGCCCCCCTCACTCGACTCTTTTCCATTGGCGAGAGCTTCACGCAAGCCTAGCGCCGCATTGCTGCTGTACCcagtgccggcggcgtcgcgaaGATGGATAGACAGGACGTTGCCCAGCGCCCAAACGCCAGACACGCGCTTCGTGTTGCGCGAGAGATCCTCGATGAagcgacgcggccatgacgaccaGACGCGGTCGGTACACGTAGCGCTGCCCTCCGAGGGAGTGGCAGTAGGAGAGCTTGACCATCCCTGGTTCTTGGCCCAGTCCCAGTCTCCACGCTGTTCCATTGCCTGCATCTCCTTTACCGATTCCAGAGCAACCTGGCAGCCTATGGGGTGGGCAGTGTAGCTGTGGCCGTGAAGCAGCGCGTCGGTCTTGTCGGTGCTGCTGAACACATCAAAGATGTGCTCCGAGGCCAAGGTGGTGCAAAGCGGCACCAGACCGCCAGTCAGCAGCTTCGCATGAACCGAAATATCTGGATGGACACCGaggaacgacgacgacgtgaaGCGACCAAGCCGGTACAGGCCGGTAAAGACTTCGTCAAAGATGATTGGCAATCCACTCCagtccttgtcgtccttgggcgcggcggcatcgtttGATGTGCCGAAGAGGTGCGCCGAGCGGCGGATGACGTTGACGAGAGCGCGCTGGAACAGGGGGTCACTATGATGCGATTGTCAGCGAATGCTCCAGGAGTTGAATCAAGGGCACCTACACCAGCTCCATGCCGCCCGCACCGAGGACGATGGGTTCCATGATAAGGGAGCCAAACTTTTGTCCCCGCTGGTGGAGTGCTTCTAGCGTTTTGGTAATGTATTCTTCATATCGGTGATGTTCGCCGCGCCTTTCCCTGCCCTCAACATCGAAGACGTCGCTCAAAGACGCGTACGACTGACCGTGCCCAATGTCCTTTGACAGGGCGTCGTTGACGGTGACGGACCATTTGCCATCTGCGCAGAGGACGGTGGGATAGTCGAACCAGAAGCCCTTGCCCTCGTACCACTCGACCTTTTCGTTGAACGCACAGGGCTCGGACatgtccatggcgccgatCGTATCACCGTGGTATCCGCCCTTGAGTCCCAGGACGCCGAGCTTCTGCTCGGTGCCCCAGCCGTACCGGAcacgcgccgcgcgcagACCCATCTTGACGGCGACCTCGGTGCCCGTGCTGCCGTTgtcggagaagaagacgcggTTCATGCGCGGATTGCCCATGCCATCTAGGAGAAGCTCCGCGAGCGCCATAGCCGGCTGGTGCACGGCACTGGCGAACATGACGTGCCCGTAGCGGCCAGCCgcgtaggcggcggcgagggtcaGCTGCGGGTTCGAGTGGCCGAGGCCTTGCGTCCACCAAGAGGCGGACCCGTCAAACGAGGAACGAAGCACGGGCTGATGATCCTGGGCGCCTTTCTTCTCGGGCACCAGGGTTTGGAAGTAATCGCCGTGAGCAGAGTCGATGGTCATGATGTCCTTGGCGCCAACCAGGCTCTGCTGCGTGAAGGGATACCAGATATGCTGATGCGCCTTGGTGGCTAGCGATTCGATGgaggcgatgcgctcgacatggcggcggtcgaggtgctcgaggacgccggaGATTACACTCTCGCAGTCCTTGCGGGCATAGTATTCTGACATGGCTTCCGCATCCTCCTTGGCATCCTCGAcccgccgaggcggctcgAGCATACTCGTCACGGGGACGCCATGCCGCTTGGTGAAGTATTCCGTTAGGTACTGGTAGTTTTCATACGTGGCGTCCTGGAAGAGCATGATAGACTCGACATCGTAACCGCGCATACGAAGCGACTCAAACGCCGAAATGGTCTGCGAGATGCCACCGAGGCGGGAGTCACCTATGAGCACGGTCGGAGCGCGCAGGGGAATATAGATGTCGGCCTGCGTGCTTCCTGACGGACCAGGCGAATGGACGCCCCCCGCGGTCTCTAGAAAGAGCCAGCCTTTGCCCTGCGCTGCGCACTCGGCGGCGAAATCGCGGCATTtcgcgaggagcgcgtcgtcggagGGAATGGGCTTGCGCCTGTTAGCAAGTGCGCTGTGTGTCGAGGCCCCAACCGTGGCAGCAAGAGCTCACCTGCCCTGATGCGAGAGCTGCCGTATGAGGGCTCACGGGAATGTCGTATTGGAAGAGCGTCTTATGCGCAACACCGTCCGCGAAGCGCCTGATATGACTGAATCAAGACGGATCAGATACACCTCGATCAGGGTGAGCTCATCTTTGTGGGGCCTTGGGAAGGGGAACACCTGCTGTCGTCAGTCATTGATCCGTTTGTTGCACATATTGGACGGCGTGTGAATTGGATTGAGGGGGGAGACTGGAGGCTCACACTTATCATCGGCTTCATCCGCCGACCCCGTCGACACCGGCTTGAGAAACGTCACGCGCTCATCATTCCAACGACGCCGGGCCGTCCTGCCGAGCAGCGTGGTGAAGACAGTCTTTCCGACATCCGTGTTCGCCCCAAAGACCTGGTACACGCGGAGCGAGCGCCAGAGCAACGAGGCAAGAGGCGTCTTCAtcgtgggctggctggttgcTCCCTCTCTCACTGGCTATCAATCAGCGTCAGGGACCTACGACCTCACAGCCCAACAAGCGGAccctgggggggggggcatgaGCGGGTGTTGTTAAAAGCTCTGGGCATACATGCGTATTGCGGCTTgcggcgccagcccgcccgctgccccagtgccgtgcggcggcgccagatGGGCTCCAATTGAGCAATGAGCGGTTTTGTTGGGACCCACGCGTGTATCCATCCATGATCGACGGCTgggacggcgagggagcgATGTGTCCCGGCTCCCAACCGAGGCTCACTGTGACTCAACAGCGTTTAAGCCGGGGGCGCCATGGCTTGAGCCGACGAGAACCCCAAAGGCATGGTGCTTGCGGCCGTCCGGCCCGCAACGGAACTCGCTGAGTGCTGGCATTGGGGACAAGAGACATTTTACCTTCTTTGCCCCTGGgaagcagccagccaaggggggtgggagggggcgaTGGCGTCTCGGCACGAATAGGCGGTCCTGACTCCTGACGGATTGTGAACTGAAGACTGCCGGGCTTGGCCCACCCCCTTGAGTTTGACCCATAGCTAGGGGCAGGCTTGCTGGGCTACGACTAGCTCATGTCACGATGCTCTGGCGTGGTAAAGAATCGTAGAGTCAATCGTCGTAGTAGTTGACGGGCAGGACCGCTCGCATCAATTGACGCTTGCCGTCTCGATCATCAACCCCCCGGGGCCAtggggcagcagcatctcgacgacgtcttcgcctccctgctcgcccggcgcggcacgcagggccgcctgcgccgcctgacCCTCCCGTCGCCCGGCTCCGTCGACTTCTCCTCCAACAGCTACCTCTCGCTGTCCTCCGACGCGGCCGTGCAAGCCTCGtacctcgagcgcctcggccgcgcgtGCCACCAGGGGCACTTCTCGctcggctccggcggctcgcggctgctcgacggcaacacgcccgtcgccgaggccctggAGCGGGAGATTGCGGCGTTccacggcgcgccggccgcgctgctcTTCAACTCTGGCTTCGAGGCCAACACGGGGCTGTTCAGCTGCGCGCCGCAGAAGGGGGACGTGGTCTTGTTCGATGAGCTCATACATGCCAGCGTGCATGACGGGATGAGGCTCAGCCGCGCGCGGAGGGTGCCGTTCAGGCACAACtgcgtgcgcggcggcgacgacggtcgtgacggtagtagtagtaccgGGTTGAAGAGCCTGGACGACCTGTTGACGGAGCTTACGAGCGGAGAGCAAGGCATTCAGAATGTCAAGACTGGAAGGTCGAACGTGTTCGTTGCGGTGGAGAGCGTCTACAGCATGGACGGGGACCTGGCACCCCTCAAAGACATCGTCGAGTGTGTCGAGAAGAGGCTCCACCACGGGAACGGATACATCATTGTCGACGAAGCGCACTCGACGGGCTGGATCGGCGGACGGGGAAGGGGGTTGGTCTCTCACCTGGGCCTCGAGTCCCGCGTCTGGGCGCGCGTGCACACGTTTGGCAAGGCCATGGGCTGTGCCGGTGGTAAGACTCTCTGCTCAAACTCGTCTCCCTCCAATCTTTCGATCTGACTGACTTGTTGTCAGCTGCCGTGCtgtgctcgccgacgacgcggagctATCTCATCAACTACGCCCGCAGCCTCATCTACACAACCGCCATGGCGTATCCCGCGCTCGCCGGGATCCAGACCGCCTACGAATACCTCCAGAGCGGGCAGAtcgagcagcgcctcgaccaCCTACGGCTGCTGATGAGGCACACGCATCATGTACTCACGTCTCTCATTTCTCGTGCGAGGCCGACACGAGACATCCTGCACATCAATGAAGGACCGCCGCAATCACCCATCGTGCCGCTCTTCACCTCCAAGGCAAGGAGCCTCGGTCAGCACTGCCAGGA
Above is a genomic segment from Purpureocillium takamizusanense chromosome 2, complete sequence containing:
- a CDS encoding 8-amino-7-oxononanoate synthase (EggNog:ENOG503NVVS~COG:E) translates to MGQQHLDDVFASLLARRGTQGRLRRLTLPSPGSVDFSSNSYLSLSSDAAVQASYLERLGRACHQGHFSLGSGGSRLLDGNTPVAEALEREIAAFHGAPAALLFNSGFEANTGLFSCAPQKGDVVLFDELIHASVHDGMRLSRARRVPFRHNCVRGGDDGRDGSSSTGLKSLDDLLTELTSGEQGIQNVKTGRSNVFVAVESVYSMDGDLAPLKDIVECVEKRLHHGNGYIIVDEAHSTGWIGGRGRGLVSHLGLESRVWARVHTFGKAMGCAGAAVLCSPTTRSYLINYARSLIYTTAMAYPALAGIQTAYEYLQSGQIEQRLDHLRLLMRHTHHVLTSLISRARPTRDILHINEGPPQSPIVPLFTSKARSLGQHCQERGFMVRPIVAPTVPAGTDRVRLCLHAGNTVEEVELLCNAVEAWVRQQMETRIPVETTYRRSRQSSKL
- a CDS encoding uncharacterized protein (COG:E~EggNog:ENOG503NVKE), giving the protein MRGYDVESIMLFQDATYENYQYLTEYFTKRHGVPVTSMLEPPRRVEDAKEDAEAMSEYYARKDCESVISGVLEHLDRRHVERIASIESLATKAHQHIWYPFTQQSLVGAKDIMTIDSAHGDYFQTLVPEKKGAQDHQPVLRSSFDGSASWWTQGLGHSNPQLTLAAAYAAGRYGHVMFASAVHQPAMALAELLLDGMGNPRMNRVFFSDNGSTGTEVAVKMGLRAARVRYGWGTEQKLGVLGLKGGYHGDTIGAMDMSEPCAFNEKVEWYEGKGFWFDYPTVLCADGKWSVTVNDALSKDIGHGQSYASLSDVFDVEGRERRGEHHRYEEYITKTLEALHQRGQKFGSLIMEPIVLGAGGMELVDPLFQRALVNVIRRSAHLFGTSNDAAAPKDDKDWSGLPIIFDEVFTGLYRLGRFTSSSFLGVHPDISVHAKLLTGGLVPLCTTLASEHIFDVFSSTDKTDALLHGHSYTAHPIGCQVALESVKEMQAMEQRGDWDWAKNQGWSSSPTATPSEGSATCTDRVWSSWPRRFIEDLSRNTKRVSGVWALGNVLSIHLRDAAGTGYSSNAALGLREALANGKESSEGGPWNVHSRVLGNVLYVMTGQKTSEKSVRQISELLKQSLA
- a CDS encoding uncharacterized protein (COG:E~EggNog:ENOG503NVKE), producing MKTPLASLLWRSLRVYQVFGANTDVGKTVFTTLLGRTARRRWNDERVTFLKPVSTGSADEADDNHIRRFADGVAHKTLFQYDIPVSPHTAALASGQPIPSDDALLAKCRDFAAECAAQGKGWLFLETAGGVHSPGPSGSTQADIYIPLRAPTVLIGDSRLGGISQTISAFESLRMRGYDVESIMLFQDATYENYQYLTEYFTKRHGVPVTSMLEPPRRVEDAKEDAEAMSEYYARKDCESVISGVLEHLDRRHVERIASIESLATKAHQHIWYPFTQQSLVGAKDIMTIDSAHGDYFQTLVPEKKGAQDHQPVLRSSFDGSASWWTQGLGHSNPQLTLAAAYAAGRYGHVMFASAVHQPAMALAELLLDGMGNPRMNRVFFSDNGSTGTEVAVKMGLRAARVRYGWGTEQKLGVLGLKGGYHGDTIGAMDMSEPCAFNEKVEWYEGKGFWFDYPTVLCADGKWSVTVNDALSKDIGHGQSYASLSDVFDVEGRERRGEHHRYEEYITKTLEALHQRGQKFGSLIMEPIVLGAGGMELVDPLFQRALVNVIRRSAHLFGTSNDAAAPKDDKDWSGLPIIFDEVFTGLYRLGRFTSSSFLGVHPDISVHAKLLTGGLVPLCTTLASEHIFDVFSSTDKTDALLHGHSYTAHPIGCQVALESVKEMQAMEQRGDWDWAKNQGWSSSPTATPSEGSATCTDRVWSSWPRRFIEDLSRNTKRVSGVWALGNVLSIHLRDAAGTGYSSNAALGLREALANGKESSEGGPWNVHSRVLGNVLYVMTGQKTSEKSVRQISELLKQSLA